Proteins encoded together in one Hymenobacter monticola window:
- a CDS encoding OmpA family protein yields the protein MKFLRSSLTFLLALLLLVNNFAQAQTSTVSTQKPKGMSKTLKGGLIGGLGGAVAGGVAGRLIGGKSGTAKGAIIGAVVGGTAGALIGRKMDKAAAELRRDLEGATVERVGEGIKITFASGILFATNSSNLTPEAAGNIDQLAATLKKYADTNVLIEGHTDASGSDAINQPLSERRAQAVSNEIQAQGVDSGRIESKGYGSSQPVGDNSTAAGKAANRRVEVAIYANEKMQKAAKKGQL from the coding sequence ATGAAATTTCTTCGTTCATCCCTCACGTTTCTGCTGGCCCTGCTGCTGTTGGTAAACAACTTTGCGCAGGCTCAGACTTCGACCGTTTCTACCCAAAAGCCGAAAGGCATGAGCAAAACCCTGAAAGGTGGCCTCATCGGCGGCCTGGGTGGTGCCGTGGCTGGTGGCGTGGCCGGCCGCCTCATCGGTGGCAAGTCGGGCACGGCCAAAGGTGCCATCATCGGCGCCGTGGTGGGCGGTACTGCCGGTGCCCTCATCGGCCGCAAAATGGACAAAGCCGCCGCTGAGCTGCGCCGCGACCTAGAAGGCGCCACGGTGGAGCGCGTGGGCGAGGGCATCAAAATCACCTTTGCTTCGGGCATCCTGTTCGCCACCAACTCGTCGAACCTGACCCCGGAAGCTGCCGGCAACATCGACCAGCTGGCCGCTACCCTGAAGAAGTATGCCGACACCAACGTGCTGATTGAAGGCCACACCGATGCTTCGGGTTCGGATGCCATCAATCAGCCTTTGTCGGAGCGCCGCGCCCAGGCCGTGTCGAATGAGATTCAGGCTCAGGGTGTTGACTCTGGCCGCATTGAGTCCAAAGGCTATGGCTCGAGCCAGCCCGTGGGCGACAACAGCACCGCCGCCGGCAAAGCTGCCAACCGCCGCGTGGAAGTAGCCATCTACGCCAATGAGAAAATGCAGAAGGCCGCTAAAAAAGGCCAGCTGTAA
- a CDS encoding YMGG-like glycine zipper-containing protein yields MKTFKIYFLLVMAFLMLAGSAAQAQTPKKGWSNKAKGAAIGGGAGAVTGAVIGGGKGALIGGAAGVVGGGLIGRNKDKKKDPARYYNYKNKK; encoded by the coding sequence ATGAAGACTTTCAAAATATATTTCCTGCTGGTAATGGCCTTTTTGATGCTGGCCGGCTCGGCCGCGCAGGCCCAAACGCCCAAGAAGGGCTGGAGCAACAAAGCCAAAGGCGCGGCCATTGGCGGCGGCGCGGGTGCCGTAACCGGGGCCGTGATAGGCGGTGGCAAGGGCGCCCTCATCGGCGGCGCGGCCGGCGTGGTGGGCGGTGGCCTCATTGGCCGCAACAAGGACAAGAAGAAGGACCCCGCCCGCTACTACAATTATAAAAACAAGAAGTAA